The Onychomys torridus chromosome 4, mOncTor1.1, whole genome shotgun sequence DNA window GCTTTGTGCTTCTAAGCTATCTCCCCTTTCTATTACAGTTTAAGTACAAGTTTTATACACACTTTCCCATAGCTTTTGAAGAGCACCTTTCACCTCTTTGTTTCTCAAGCTGTAGATAATGGGATTCAACATGGGAATTACCAAAGTATAGAATACAGATGCCATTTTATCAGTCTCAAAAGAGTGACTAGATTTGGGCTGTACATACATAAAAAACAGAGTCCCATATAATACAACTACCACTGTCAGGTGAGACCCACAGGTAGAGAAGGCCTTGTGTCTGCCCTCTGCAGAGTTCATCCTGATGATGGCCACAAGAATCAATATGTAGGACACAAGTACTACAGAAAGGGATGAAACCAAATTAAATGCTGAGAAGATCAATATTATAAGTTCAATGTCATGTGTTCTTGAGCAGATCAAGGTCAACAAAGGAAGGCTGTCACAGTAAAAGTGACTAATGACTTTATGACCACAGaaggatgaaataaaaattttgatggtggtgatcagagagagaaaggcactgaAGAGATAGGGAATTATCACCAATACCCAGCACACTTTCGGAGACATGATGACTGTATAGAGCAGAGggttgcagatggccacatagcggtcataggccattgcTGCCAGAACAAATAACTCACTAATGATGAAGAAGATGAACAAAGCTAGCTGAATGGCACACCAGTTATAGGGAATGGTATTTTCATTTGTTACAAAGTTTACCAACATTTTGGGTCCCACAGCTGTTGAGTAACCAAAATCAATGAAAGCCAGATGTCTGAGAAAAAAGTACATAGGTGTTTGTAGCCTCTCATCCAACGTGGTGAGGATGATCATACCCAAATTTCCCACCACTGAGGCAACATAGATGAGAAAGAACATTACAAAAAAAGGAGCCTGTAGTTCAGGGCGGTCTGTGATACCCATGAGAATGAATTCATTCGGCACAGAGAGGTTCTGCTTGTCCATCTAGACTGTTAAGGAAATGTCTACTTGAAGGTATCTTCAAAGCCCACTGGGATTCAGGAAGTTATCTGTTAAAATTTCAGAGTTTAAGTCACATAGTATACTAGAGTTCTATGTTTTTatgttcttcctttgtttttgacAGGAAGTAATTTTATATGACTCATGTGCATTGCTGAACACAGATGCAAGGTTCAAAAATACTGTACCCTGCATGTCATAAacagtttaattttctttctgcaaTATATTGACTATATCTGCAAAGAGTTACACTGtatttgtgattttgtttgtaaATATGTCATTTAACAGAGGCTTGACCTAGATTAAGATTGTGgatcttttaaagtatttctccttacaaatgtgtgtgtgtgtgtgcgtgtgtttgtgtgtgtgtgtgtgtgtgtgtgtttgtgtgtgtgtgtaatttgtgaAACATCATTTTAGAAAGAAGTCAAGTGAACAAAGCATTTACATATGTCTCTGCTTTATATCTTTACAACTCATCCATGAACATCACCAACTCACTCTACAGGGGTTGCTTTATATCTCCTTATTTTATCATCTTATACCAAATAGCACCCTGGCCCTTTATCTATTTAATGTTATAAAATTGTATCTTTACTCTATTATGGTTTGAGTATATCTGGAGATTATAATGGGAAATTAGTTTCAGTCTTGCATTTGTTCTGAGCTTAGTAATAGTGTCAATGAAATGATGTACCGGATGATGCCATTATTTATTCTAGCGTATTTTAAGTAAACTCCTATGATCCTAATAATTTAACTATTGGGTGGTTTACCTAAGCAAGCTACAACAAATCTACTTActtcaaaattgaaaatataagaTTAAAAGAGCAGATGATATCTTCAACCTGAGGGAATAGTGTCTACTGTGATGCAGAAGCAACACCAAATGATGTATCATGTGGAGCAACAAAAGGTCTACAGTTACTAGGAATAACTAGGTACtacaaaaataattcttaatatattacatgtaaaaacaaacaaacaaatattagaTGCCTAAGATGCCATAGCATCCACAGGAATTTACTATgctcatattttaattttgactCATTTTAAACCATTATTGCATCTTCCATCAGCTAAATATTTAAGGATCTGAATCAAATGATGCAGTTCTTTAAAACTACATTTTGTGGAttcttttctgatattttttttctgtttgtttagaaACAAATGCCTCCATGTACACAATTACCCATATTATATAAAAACTTTcctagaatataaaaaaaaatgagaagcatTGTGCTCTTCCATCCAGTATGGCTGGAatacacgcacgcgcgcgcgcgcgcatgcacacacacacacacacacacacacacacacacacacatacacacacacacacacaaatatacacacataatttgttatatatttacatacatacatgcatatatatatatatgcatgtatgtatgtatgatatatcttctggacatgacatggccatcacactcatgagctcacagcacCTATTGTTATCTGCACAGCAAGACTTGCACCTAATCAAATAATCAGAAATCTTGGCACAACCAGGGCAGGCCCTGTGCTCCAGGCCCTTCCTGTTATTGAGGAACTACTAGGAGTTGATACTTTCTGGGGGAGGGAAAATCATTCTTTATTGAAGATGTGGTCCCTGGTATGTTTTCCATACTCCAGTGGAAGGCCCCACAGCCTTTCATACTTGAGTGGCAGTAAGGGGATCTAGaagattgtaaaaaaaaataaatgattcctaatgatattgtTATACTCATGGAttgatgcctagcccaattgtcatgagagaggctttatccagcagctgatggaaacagatgcagagacccacagccaaacattaagcagagctcagggaatcctgcagaagagggggagaaaggatgataggagccagaggagtcaagaacaccacaagaaaactcacagaatcaactaacctggctcataggggttcacagagactgaaccaacaaccagggagcccaCATGGGGCAGACCTTAGCCCTCTTTATGTATGTTACAACTGTGTAACTTTGTCTTCCTGTGAGATTGCTAACAGTAAGAGCAGGGGTTGTCTCTGAcatttttgcctgcttttgggacccctttcctcatACTGTGTTGCATAGTCCAACCTTAATACAAGGGGCAGTGCCTAACCTTACTgaaatttgatatgccatgtttggttgacatTCATAGTAGGCCTGCACTTTTCTTAAGAAAagtagaggaggagtggatgtgggatgcagaggggaggtgggaggaaggactAGCAAgatagggaggaggggaaactgtgacaAGGgagtaaaataaagaagaaaaaataacagaTATGAACTTGGTACAGCTGTGTATTGGAAGACACATGGGAAAATGAATGGGGAATATCGAGAgtatattttgtcatatttatttttatacatgtatgaaattctcaaaagtagAGAAAacttccttaaatgcctttcagccatttgagattcttctattgagaattctctgttaagctctgtagcccatttttttaattggattgttcagcaTTTTGATGTCCAgctttttgagttttttatatattttggagattagcccactgtcagatgtggggttggtaaagatcttttcccattctgtaggctgtcatttggtcttattgaccatgtcctttgctctacaaaaacttctcagtttcaggaggtctcatttattaattgtcgctctcagtgtctgtgctactggtgttatatttaggaagtagtctcttgTCTCAATTCATTTCAGACTACTTCCTATTCTATTTTCTATCAAGTTCaatataactggatttatgttgaggtctttgatccacttgcacttgagttttgtgcatggcgacagatatggatctggtGGCTGTGAAacccccatgagactggactaggccctttggatatggaagacagttgtttggcttgaactgtttggaggcacccaggcagggggatcaggatctgtccctggtctatgggcagacTTCTGGAATtcagtgcctatggtgtgacaccttgtatAGCCTTGAtgtagtgggaaggggcttggacctgcttaggctcagtgtgttgggttctgctgactccccatgggagaccttgatttgggggatgtggggatgcagggtagcttgggaaagagggctgggggtgggaggatggaggaggagggtctgtggatagcatgtggagtgagtagaaaatttcttagtaaagaaaaatgaaaaagaaaaaataaagaaaaattttaaaaacatatatagtaacaatttttaaaaattaatattacaatataatttattaataacaTTAAGGTATCACTACTggcaatgtttaaaataaattctatgttttatgattaaaatgtaaaagaaatataatttaccattatattgCACTAGAAATAACATAATGCTGGGTTAACAAATTTAAGATTGGAAAATTTGTGAATACAATTAATCAAGCTATGCAATTGAATAGACTATAAAGGATACTGGAGCATATGAGTGAATAATGCTCTTATAAAATCTTACAAGATTGTGATTGGtaaaaatatgttataaaaatgAGAATGTTGGACTTCAGTACTTCCTAAAAGGGAAAAGCTAAAATTATATGCAAAAAAGGTCACAGAATTCCTAAATAATTGGCAAAGGAGCTATGTTCCtggctgctgtgggatatctttctgtatgctgtgaatatgcgttgctctgattggttgatgaagAAAGCTCTATTGACCCATGGTAAGGAAACTTAgagtcaggcaggaaatacaagcagatagataggaagaagaaggcagaagggAGGAGACTCCAGCCCAGtgtccaaggaacaacatgccagcagaccagtagagcgatggaacatgtggcaaaatatagatgaatagaaattggttaatttaagatatatgagctagctagtaagaagtttgagccataggccatgcagctcataattgatataagcttctgtgtgtttatttgggtatgagtggctgcaggacaggcAGGATgcagaaaaacttctgactacacctGTCTCTAATGTATCAAGGTTACAAAactgtctatttttaaaattgggaCATATTTGGGAAGCTTCAgggtatatatttaaaatttggcATATGTGCGATTTTTGATGGTAAAAATCaagttattattacttttttatcCTTAGATactaattattttaatgttacCAATTTCATGCTAATTTAATGATCTCAAGTATAGGATAGATCATTTAATTTTTCCCCTAATTTGAGATGATAATTTGATTGtatttcttcctcccctttcctcccttcagacCTTGCCATATAACCATCACACTGTTTCAAACTCATGGTCTCATTTTCAcgaattgttattgcatgcatacatTTGAGGGAGCCTTTTAACCAATAGTTACCCAACTGTGGCATTTAAAATCATAGCTAGTTTCTCCACTCTGCTTTGGAGTCCATCTCCATTTTCTCCACCACTCATCCTTCTTACCATACTAAATCCTTAATTAACATTCCTCTCTTTGTTCTGTGACATCagttctttcagttttcaccaatctgaaaatgcaaattttattttgtgtgtgtgtgtctctcctcTATGTCACTCAACATATTGACCTCCCTTTTCCTCCATGTTGCTGCAATCAATACAACAAACTATATTCCCTTTCTAATAAGATCTTGATATGCTTATATTGTAGACTTTGCTAATAAATGTGACATTTATGGAGAAATTGCAGTTATAATCTCAGACTTTTgctcatttattattttcagagTTTCACTTAGTTGTGCAGGACATGCTAAAACAATGATGcctttgtctcagcctcccatgtaGCTAGAATATGCACTAGACCAGGATCTTAGATGACACTCCTatgttcatttctctctcttttgtcctTCAGATCTGATTGGAATATAATGCAGATCCTTAACAAGTCTCACTCTTACCTGACAAGTATACCTTCCCAGGAGACATCAAGGGTCCAGTAAAGGATCTAAAGCACATGGGTTCCCTAGTATGTAAGGGTAGCAACCAAATCCCAccaaattataatgtaaaatttaGCAAGTAGAGTAACTGAGGTGAACAGATGAGAAAAACCAAGAccatttttctcaaagaaacaaaagaaagaggcaaaagaagaaagaactttCAGTGGCTCAAAAACTGCATCAGGCTCAGCTGCCTAGGTGAgtaaacatttttagaaatagTCAGACaatattctctttttaattttcaaaagtaaaaacacCCCTATTTCTAACATACGTTTCATGGAATATATCTGAAAAATTCAGGAGAGATTACTCCCCACCTagtgtataaaataaaaacaaaatctactaCTTTATCTCAATAGATAATTACCAACTGCAGTACACATTTGTGAATTACATGGAATCAGTAAAAATTGTCTCAGCTTTCAAATTTAGAAAATGTGATAATGTACAAATTCTATATCTCTTGAGTTCCTTTGAAGTGTGAAGTGGGTATCTGTAAGTCTTATATTTTAAAGTCAACCCACAAATCTTTTAGGTACATAATCTAATACTGAGTACTGAGTCCAGATGATAGGCTCACTTTCTACCAGTAAGCTAAATTTCTTAAGTTTATCGCCCTCTTAACATCTTTCTTAACATTTCTTAACAGAAAATGAGGGGGAGGAGTGGTTTTCgagagggcagaggggaggaaggggatagAGTAGTAGGAAAGGTGGGAGGGGAATCTCTGggtgggatgtaaaataaataaattaattaatgaaaaagttCTGTTTTATCTGTGATACTGTTATTGGGATAAACCATGTAACATAAATTTTACCAAATACCACCTTGAATGTACAGTTAATGCTATTAAGTATATTCCTATTGGGAAGAAAATgacttaaattttcaaaattcttcttaaatattttatgttattctCAACATTAGTTATTTTAAGATTGCATTTATCCATTCATTATACCTCATTATTTAAGATTCTCAAATGGTTGGTCAGACTTCTGTGTCTTTGGATGTCTGACTTTTTGGTACTCGTGCTATATAACTAGCATCTGTCAAGGATGTGAGTAGGTATTCCACCTCAGCCTTGAAAAATACTTCTCCATCTTCATTTGTGACATTTGAAAATTGTAAACAGCTATAATATACTGGCATAACAACATCTCTTTTTGACACAATACTGACATGGCACTCTTAAATCTCTTAGTGCAAACCAAATCAGCATGATAATTCTTAATTAAATTGTATAGCTCATATGAGAAAAGCAATATCAAATCTGTAATATTTTAGAGTTTACAGTGGCTTACTAACTGAAatggaaaacatatatacattttatcgGTAATTCTTTGACATGTGGCCATCGTTGATGCGAGCAAAGCAAATTTAATATAAAGTTAACAGAGGAGAAGATACCCTATTATGATGATCTGTGTTAGCCTAAATGTATACTTATTTTTACATTTGAGATTTGCTGTCTCTTCCTACTGTAGGTATGACTGCAAATAATTTTCTCTAGCCCCTGTACCTACTATGTTGAGCCACTTAGCACTTGGCCTGCAGAAATGTTGGTATATATGATAATTTTGTTTCTCCTTACAGTGCTAAGAGTGTAAAAAACAGCTGAGAAGAGGATGGGAATTAAAGTGTTAAAGGATAATATGTGAGCAATAAAGGACAGGAATGAATGTATCAAAACTCAAGGTTCCCTGTTCTCTGTAATAACTCCTTAGAAGTGTCTTTAAGGCTGTCTTGATAAGTTTTGAGCCTGCATCCCACTTGTTAAAAGCAGCAATCTTTTTGGGGGTTCACTTATTattagatttctctctctctctttctctctctctctctctctctctctctctctctctcttcattaaGTTGTGTGCTTTCTGCAACTACCTATCAAAAACATAGTTTATTTGTATCTGTGACAGCTCTTGGGGGGTGTCACAGTAAGACAGATCTTCTCTTGTATAATACTAGTAATACAGacagttattaaaaaaacaaaaatatgactgCATAAAAACTAGGGAAAGTGACATGACTTTTATGAACAACTAGAAACTGCTTTTAAAGGTTGTTTTTATTGCAAAGATTTACACTCACTTCACATTATCCTTctgctcaacacacacacatagataacaACATATTTGCTGCAATAATGTTCTACttgacaaatttaaaaaatgctcattTTTCCCTCAGATTCTCATTAGTATAGAAAtaacaaatagaaacaaagcgAACTAGGAAACATTAAATTACATATATTGGTTTAAATATGATGATTCTAATTGTGTCTGTAGTTGAAACTGAAGATGTCAGGAATGAACAGTAGCCCTAATTTGATACCATGAAGACTGCTTCAAACCACTCACCTAGAATGAAAAAAAGGTTCTTGTTCTTCGGTTGAGTTAAGAATCAGACTGCAATCAAGTGCCCTTCCAAGTGTCTCTTCCTTTTGAAGTATACATCTGAGAGCTTGGATGCAACTTCTTGATATTCCCAAAACATCTTAGAACTGACAACAATATCACTGGGTGTTAATTATCCAGAGACTAGTTGATTTCCCTACTGAGAAATTATCTTATACAGCTttcaatttatttcatttgttattattttaacttgAAATGTTTAAATAGCTGTAAGcattatatattttgatatttttattctttcatttctaagTGTAACCACCAAGCATTCAGCAATGTCCACCATGTGTTAAAGCAAGTTTTACACTTGTGGTTAAAGAGCAGTTTGAACATGCCTAATGGTGACTTTTAAAGATTAACAAGTTGATTATTGCAAACTTTTTATAAAATGACAGTAAATTATAAGTTAATGATAAATCTATAATTATCAGGAATTCATTAACCTTCATGACTCATCTTT harbors:
- the LOC118582610 gene encoding olfactory receptor 8K3-like; the protein is MDKQNLSVPNEFILMGITDRPELQAPFFVMFFLIYVASVVGNLGMIILTTLDERLQTPMYFFLRHLAFIDFGYSTAVGPKMLVNFVTNENTIPYNWCAIQLALFIFFIISELFVLAAMAYDRYVAICNPLLYTVIMSPKVCWVLVIIPYLFSAFLSLITTIKIFISSFCGHKVISHFYCDSLPLLTLICSRTHDIELIILIFSAFNLVSSLSVVLVSYILILVAIIRMNSAEGRHKAFSTCGSHLTVVVVLYGTLFFMYVQPKSSHSFETDKMASVFYTLVIPMLNPIIYSLRNKEVKGALQKLWESVYKTCT